GAGAAATAGGAGATAcatgaagtttttaaaaaaatgcttggAATCTCATTGAGACCGTGAATGATAAAGTAAGCAAGAAGCATACAtcccaaaagaaaatgaaaaaagattatGGGAAAGGGAAAGGGCTCATGATTTCAGGGTGTTTTCAGTATGTAATGTGTGGAGGATTACATTGAATATCGGTGGAGGATTGAGAAGGCAACAAAGAGGGCTTCCTGTTATTCTTCAAGCTTCTCAACTTGAGCGGACTCCACACTAATGCCTTCCGTTGTAGTGCAACAACTGTTGCATGTCTCAATTTGGATGAACCGGCCTGTGTTGGGGGACTTCCCATGAACTTGCTGCTGCTCCTCATGGCGGTTGGTGTTGTCTCTGCTGCCCTACTCCTCGACTCTGGCAATGGAGAAAACAACCTTGAATACCTTGCCTTCCGTGGGTCCCTCACAAATGACTGCCGGCCCATTCCGCTACCATTTTTGAATCGCGAGGTGGAGGTGTGGAGTGGCGTTGACATCTGAGAGCTGGGTTCTGGGCGGAGGGTGGCAATGGAGACTCGTCTCCTAGGCTGAAGAACCTGAGTTGCTGTTGTTGTTGATGAAAGAGGAGGAGGTGGTCTCACAGCAACAGAGAACCGTCTCGGTTTCATAAGGCCTTTAGCGTTCGTTGCTGCCATTGTTGTTGTGGTAATGTTTTCTTTGCCAACTCCTGACGCTGGGATGATAGAAGTGGTTTTGCTGGTCTTTTTAGGCGGTATGGGAGATGGCGGCGGCAGGAAATTGGTAATTCTTCGAAGTGGCAACCTCAGCTTTGAAGGCCCTAAGGGTGGCTTTTTCTGTGTTATAGACTTCTGTGCTGCTTGTTTTAAAGATGGCAATGCTGAGGGCTGAGAAGAAGCGGCAGAAAAAGCTCTAGCTTCCTGCTTTAGTCTGGTTTTCCTCTCCTCTGCCAGTTGGTTCTCAAGGTCTCGAACCTATTGAAAACTCAGTGTTAAACCAGTCAAGAATCAATAGGAAGCATTGTCTTGTGCTTTAGTAAAATCAGAGGTTACAACATTGATACCTTCTCTTGAAGATTCCTGCAGATATGTTCTCTAGCAGAAAGCCTCAACTGCAAAGACTGCAAGTTATCCTGCAATTTCTTTGTCTCCTTCTCATCGTGCTTGAGCTTTTCTGCCTGTTGGTTGAAAATCTTAGTTGCACAAATTGAAACCACAATAGAAAATCTTAGTTTCAAAACGTGACTTACTAATTCATACCATTTGCTTGTACTTGAAGAGCTCGTTAAAGTCCACCTGTTTGCGAGCAGGTCCACTCTCAATTCCTCGGACTCGACTGGCAAAATTCAGGGAACAAAGAGTTTCTCCCAGATCAGCTACATCAGGGCTGATCTGGACAAACATCAAGGTCTTGCAATCTCCCCCTACAATTCAAGCTTTAGTTGGCATGGGGTTGAAATAGAAAGAACGTAGAAATGAAGTCGCAATTAACTAATATGCTATGACAACTGACAAAATACCTAGAGAGCTCTGCAGAATATGAGTAAGCTTGGAGTTCCTATTTTGAACAAAAATACGAGATATCATAAGTACATAAAAGATTGATAAATGTgcgcatgtgtgtgtgtggagagagagagagagagagagagagagagagagagagacctgtaAGGAATGTGAGCCGTTTTAGATGCAAGGGCAGAAATAACATCACCAAGCGCCGAGAGCGATTTGTTAATGAACTGAGATTCCTTCAATCTTTCACCTTCAACTTCAGTTTTCCCCACACGCTCACTACCAGCCAAGTCTACCAGCCAAAGATGACTTTTTGTGCAGTGtccatttattaaattttccCCTTTAACCGTCACTCTTAACAAGCTACAGTAAAGACAGTTTTGGCATTACCACACTATACAATACAAGGAGTTGAAGGTCCATAGCAGTAGCCGAATCCATAGTTGCCTTATTAAGAACTAGGAAATCTCATAATATATACCATTGTATAGCACAgattttccctctttttttttgttttaaattgtttGGAAACAGGAAATGAAGTAACAATGAGTACACGACTCACCAATGAGAACGACTGCTGAGCTCATTAGCATTGGTGGAGCCAACCGATCTAACTCGGCTTCCAGACTTCAGCAGCTCCCAAACATCCTCAGTCCCATAAACACGAGCTTCAACTAGTCCTGGGACTTCTTGTGTTCCCTCTGCTGCTTGCTTTATCTCCAACCTTAATCCATGTACGGAAAATAATTAACACCATGCAACTTTTGAATTATTTCTTGCATTAATTTCTGAGAAACAATATAAACAGGGGCCTTAGGGGGTTTTACTTAAAGGAAGCTTATTCTGCACTAAAAGCGAATAGaaacatattatatactagGTAGATCGCTAGGAAAATATGGCTGCGCCAATTAAGCGTTGGACGTAACTCTCACATCCATTCTTCCGTTCCAATTGCTTGAAGCATGGTAATCGTCTCCCAATTTCTAAtccataattttttcatctagcACTGAAATATATTATTTGGTAGCACCAGAGcttataaaaatcaaattggCAGTGTGATTCGAATGAACATTGCAAGGCATAGTCAGTAACAAATAAAGCTGAGAGGAACTCACTTCTTTGCTGGTTGATTGGAGTTTTCAACCAGTAGGTCCCGTATCTTCTCATTGTAAACTTCTAACATGCTCACAAACAATCCATATCTAATAATTCCACCTCTCTCTTCAGAAATCCGAAACAACTCCTCTAGAGTTCTGTAGTTAACTCCTCTATTTTCAGGTGTTCCCTCCATCGTAAATGTCTTCCCAGTTCCGGTTTGTCCGTAGGCAAATATGCAGACATTATACCCATCCAACACCGAAGTTGCGATAGGCTTTGTTTGAGCAAAAACAGCTTCTGCATATTGTAAAAACCCAAAATTAAATACTCTAAACCATTAAAATCAATCAACAGATCTTCCAGTAACACTATCTGCCTAGCTTTCGCAGGTACCTTGGTTGTCTTCAGGCCTAAAGATATGGTCAaacttaaattgtttttttgaaGAATCAGAGCAAACGACCTGAAGCTCATTATCTTGAGTTGAGTCAAATTCAACAACAGGAGCACACCCATTTGTAATTTCAGTTTGGTTTAAAGGTCTACATCTGCAAAAGACCCTGATATTGCCCTTAAGCTCAATTACTTCATTGTAGAGCCTCTTGCGTTCAGATGACTCTTCAAcatactttttctttaaaagttcATATTCAGTACCTAATATACCACCAAAAATAGCAGGATAGCCAGTCACAATTGGATCGAGAAAAAGGAATGGGACAAAGATTTCAAGAATCAGTATTGGAGGCTCACTGAGAAGCCCAAGAGTGTTGAGAACTTCAGGGCCAGGGAATGAATCTGTAGTAAGCTTCACTTGATCAGATAGGACACTGTACTCTTTCTTCAGTTCCTGAAACGTGAAGAACAGAAGCCATTGATAAAGCAACCAACGCAAATCCTTAATACAAAAATAACGGCTCAAGTTTGGTAGCGAATAAAACTTACCCCCACTTTGCTGctcaaatcaattattttcttcaatatGGGAAGGGTCTGCCCCTGATCTGGAGAAGTTTCTTGCATTCCATTTGACAAGCTATTCTCATCCGTAAAATTTGAACTTCTCTCAACTTTTTCTAACGCAAAATTGCAAAACCCACATAAGTATACCAATTGCTACAACTAATTGGTCAAAAGAtactaaaaatgatttaaagaaattcaattaaTCCCCACTCAACTTTCATCTAGCACAATAAATTGGAGAAATTCTAAATTTCTGGgacatataacatataatataaaattttgtttccCATTCTTTCAGCATCTGTACAGACGAGTTAAATGTCAAAGCAGGCTTTTGGAATTTGAAACCCCAATTTAAGCACTATCAAATaatagaaaaggagagagagagagagagagagagagagagagagagagagagagagagagagagagagagagagagagagagagagagagagagagagagagagagagagagagagataaaccTTTATCTATGCCTGATTCGCTAGTTTCAGTCTCTGTAATTTGGCTGGTTTCAGCCTCTTGAGTATGctctgaagaaaataaaatctaaacacgTTAATTCTACATTTTCTTGGATTTTCTTGCTGATTAAGCCATTTTCTTGAATAAAAAAATCTGAATCAGATTACGAGAAAAACCCTAACCTTTTTCATAGGTTGGAGTTTCTTGGGTTTGATCTGAATTGAAGTGGATCTTGAAGTTAAcatattattgaaaaaataaaaaaataaaaaaataaccagAGAAGAACGAACCTGAGCGAGAAGTTGAATCCTCTAGGGGGGTTTTAACTGAAACCAAAATTAGATAAacctcaaataaaaaatattgaatttcaaTAGAATAAACAACCCGCCGCCCCcgcgccgggggggggggggggcggtggcggagagaagagggagggagagagagaggaggtatTAATAAAATGACGAAAGAATCAAAGAAGGCAGACACTTGTTTCGCACAACGCATCTGCAGGggctttatttaaaaatcaacaaTTATCTCAGTTCCTTTCCTTCGCTAATTTCAAGGAGAAGACAAACGAAAGTGAAAGAAGTAGGATAATTGAACCTGAAGCAGATGACAACGAAGGCTTCAAATCACAACTAGAAGCCAAGAAATTACAGCTTTCGGAAGGAGTTTCCACGGTTCGATCTGAGTAGAAAACACCGATTTTtgggaaataaaaaaattggatcaagaaaaaagatATGAAGTAATAAACCACACTAACAAAGTACACATACAcgtttatatgtatatacacgagagagagagagagagagagagagagagagagagtaccatcCATGGCTTAGAAATCAgggcaaaatttaattttgaagagAGAGACTGGATAAGAGCGACGATCTGCGAGAGCTAGAGAGAGCGAGGAATACAGAGGTGGCGTTTTAAGCGCTTGACGAAGACGGAAGGTTACGATTGAATTCAAGTTTGAATTGTGAGGAGCGTGGGCCGTTGGATTGAAATCTAGAGGAGCTATTTCTAACGGCTATAAAACTTTCTGGAGCGTTACCATGATTGATATTTGATCGTTTGGAGAGAGTGGGCAACCCGAGTAGTCAACCAGAGCCCCGACCCGCTCAAATGGTCCATCTCATCGTTTACCTTGGTTGCACTATTACTATATATCAATCTAAGGAAAATAATAGTGCATCCCATAaatttgttctctcattttgatcgtttataaatttttatttttttaattttttaatttttatttaatagttaagaaagtaaaTATTAGCGTAATggtgtattattttattttttaaaaatatttaaagatgcttaaaaaatatgaaaaaggaaaaaaaaatttaaaaagtcgCATTTAGCCTATGGGGCATGTGACCGCTGGGCGGCAAACTAGCATTACCCATCAATCTAAagcttacttttttctttttagaaaagaTCATATCTAAAGGTTACCAATGTCATATAATACATTATTATCTCTATATGTGTCACTTTATATCACCATTAAaacatctctttttttcttaagaaaacCAAAAAATCTTAGATATCATAAACATGAGTAAtttgcaaaaaaaattttatgcaaCCACTAGGTAGTCGTCAGGTCATTCAAATGAAACAGTGTGTTTCATTTTAACATTGTAGCAAGAGGGGAAATGAAAATTGCTATACAGCGGGAGGGATTTCATCTTTAATTAAATGGTGTGTTTCATTTAAAGTCAAAATACACCATTtcatttcttctcctctttgCCACTTTCTTCTTCTGTGCGTCTCCTGTCTTCCTTCTTCTTCGAAGCATTTTCCTTCCCTAAGTCATGCATCCCCTTCTCCTTAATCCATATACCATCGACTTCCCTTCTCCTTTCCAACATATGCGACCTCGATTAATCTTAACCCTAAGATCTATCTTAATCTCACACATCAAaatgaaaccctaaccctaagaCTTGAGCGATTTCCATTGCTAAAAAATTACTCATTATTCATTTCTATAACCTTAGTTTTTTTGTAGATGATGGTCAATGCATGCATACAGCCTTTGGGCTAAAAGGCAAGACAACCCGTGATGCAAGGAccttgaaaattttttgtttagtatgtttatagattttatttataggtttttatgtatgcctGTAGATTTGgacaaattttaatatttgtggCCTATTTAGATCAAGTGTTCTGCGTACTATTGGAATTGGTTTTTGCAATTGCATAATAGATTATTCCCTATTGGATGTTTCTATTATGTAATCTCTAAGGTTGTTTGTGGGTTGGAGCTTACCAATTCTTTCCTTGTAATTTTGTTTGGTTCGGTGTTTTTGTTTTGTACTCTATCAATTACTTGCTTATAAAGCTAGGTCCTCTAAAGTTGTTTTTGGGTGGGAGGTTCATCAGTtctttggttgctgagaaatttgataaataattttaagcCCAAATCCAAAACACCCCGCGGTAACATATAAGTTGATAGTTTAGTGGATGCGTgcttttgtttgcttgtttaaaTATATGCTTTGTAAATTTAGAAATAAACACAACCTTAATTGTCTTCTTTCTTGAACCCACTTTTTTTTGTGTGGTTTCATGTGTGTGGGCCCGTCGCTGTGGAGGGGGAGGGGGGTGTGGGATCTATGAAATTTGGTGTGGCCTTTTTACTTTCTTCAACAACTCTTGAGCTTGAAGCAAAGGTTGTAGTGTTGAGTGCAATCAAATGGCTAATTGCATATTAAAATGGATATGTAATATTTGGTTGTAATGAAGAGCACAAAAagaatcaaataatcaaatatcttcatTGAAAATAAAGCACAATGACACACTTGCCGTCGAATGCATCACCTAACTACTCCATAAACATAGGGTTCTTATCTGGACAATGAACAATAGGTGATAAAGAAGACCTAGGCTGTGATTGAATGTGTACCAGATTTGTAGTAGTGACCATCATTGTAGGGCTAGGGCTAGGTCCACCGTTGAATGGTTGGTTTTGTTGcaatttagaaaaagaaacattAAGAGATCTCATAACTGGTCGCAAAATTAAGACACAAATATATGCAAATTTACGTCGCACCAGATTATCTGTTGAATATAGGTTTGCATTTAAACGAGGTAGAAAATGTGATAACCATGCATGTAGTCTGGGAAGTTTGAATAAACAAGTCTTGATATGTCATAatgccaaaaaataataataacatacaCAATGGTGttgtacttaaaaaaaatgacaaactcgacatgcatatatattgaatatttgTAACAACATTGTCATACCTCAATTGATGGATTTAAGACATGAGGTGTTAGGGGACATACgtgttatttcctttctcaTTCTACGCGATCCCAATAACAACTAGATCACAATGGAGTACATCACATACTGCCAACAATTAATGttattatgatataataatcaatagttttattatataaaactatTCTGTTTGCACTGAAGATAAACACTCTGTTTTATAACCAAACAAAAACGTAGTAATCATAATAACCACAGTTTGATGTTAATCAAAACCCTAGAAACAACAGTATACCAATAGATGACCAGATTTCTAATATACACCACGATATTAAACAGTGTGATATACAGATCAACAGAATGATGAATATTTATCAAGAATATCGCAAGAAAGCCACAAGAATCAGATATGAACAATAAAGAACAATAAAGAATATGAAAGCAAGGAAAGAACACACCAATATATGTGATTTGACCCTAATGGTTTACGTCCACGACAGGAATGGGCCTCAGAGCTTTTTATTGATGAACAATActtcacagagaagcctcagtacACTTAGAGTCACAAATCCCTCACAGAAACCACAAGAAATCACTCTGATTTCTTCTCTCTACAAGGAAACCCTCGAAACCCTAATTCCcctctctgttctctctctcatacGCTCTGCCTCTCAAACAGCTGATATGTACAGAATGAAGCAATTAGGGTTTACACCgtatagcttatatatatatatatataaatatatatgttacaagAGATGCCAACACGTGTAACCAATCCAGCGGCTCAACTCATAAACCTCCTGAAGTAAGCACGGGCTTCTCACGTGATTTAATCAGCTCAGTATTAATCAACTTCAACGATCCAGATTTAGCCATTTGTTCATCATCCTTTAATCAACCGCTTCAAGAGAGCATATTAgtagattaaataaaaaacgtaacagataaatgtattgacatacatattacaaCTATCACATATTACAACAattaaatcttcttcttctctttcttctaaCTTGAACGAGGACCaagaaaatgagatatttttctagtttttctttaattcaaAGCATAACAATgagattttttataatatgatatttctTTCCTATATATTCTAGACCTTAAAGTTTGGGCAGAAACTTTAGGGATCCAAATCCTTGGCCAACAATGGGTTTGGGACCTCgcatttctctcttcttttttttttttttttcacagttGAAATGCTCTATGGAAATGGTTTTGAGTGTTTTTCTTCTCAGGGCTTCTTCCTTTCCGTCGAAATGCTTTGCAGTCTAAATGGGTTTGGGTGTTTTTCTTCTCAGATGATCGAAATGCTTTCAGTTGAAATGCTTTTGATCAAAATGCAAAAAACTTTCAGTTGAAATACCACCTTTACTTCTCAAATGTCTTCTTCTTGAGTTTCAGTCCAATGgcttctcaaatttttttttttttaaatctttgtcAGATGCTCATGTATTTCCACATCAATCAGTTGCACAGGCCAGTTATATGTAGCATAATTGAGTAATTTTATTTGTTAGCTGTAATGGTGTATTATGTAATATGTAGTATGTAGAATTTTCCTATAGGCAAGGTCACATAAACAcgagtaattttatataatatgctctTATTTCATCCTCATTCCACTTTATAATGTTGCACTTTCTATCAATCTTGGATCATCGattaagtattttaaaaaataattcaaaagttAATGACCAATGCCACTTCAtctataatgaaataaaatggtaTAATAGTGCAATACATCGAATTTTCTTATCAACacaatataataaaagtaagatgaaaatataacatataataatttcattatgcttaaatatattatattagtaatgaCACTCATAAAACCCATGTAATATGAATGAAAATATATGGTTATCATGATAAAACTTAAAAATCCAACCCTAATCGCATAATCAGGCTtgcatgttaagaatatttCACAAGTAGGATTTTATGAAATATCTTACTTGATATTGATTATAGAGGAGTGCTACAAGTATAAAtggattacacaaaaataattatataaattaacatagTTTAATGTAATTTTTCAGATCTGGTttacgataaaaataattttataatttgacaaacCATATCAAGCTTTttcaatttatgaaattatttttgtgtatttcaaTATGTAGATAGAATATTTCTCTTGGTTCTGTTATAAAATAGAACTGCTACaaatataaagagattacacaaaaataaatcgaGAAACTAATATGACTTTACGTGATctgttaaatttactttataataaaaataactttacaatttgacaTATTACATTaagttatataaatttataaatttatgtatAAATCTCTTCGTTAAAGaatttcttattataaaatcCTACTTGATATTTCACAAGCGGGGtattatatgtgtatatatatatatattatattgtttcTATTATAAAATAGGATACTGATGATTATGCGTACCTTTTGTTGACGTGGCAGATAGTCATTGGACATCATACACTTGGGTTAGAATCATGGAATCTGTCGGCAATGGCGATGAACGATTAATGAAAAAACAGCTACCAAATTTGATAAAACCGGTGGGATAACTCTATGGCCTGGGCCTTGGAGTAGCTCTAGCAACTTCATGGCTTCTTCATATTCAAGTTGCTGCTTCTTGAATTCATGCTCCTCTGCATCAGTACTCAACCCATCCTCAGCCACACGCTTTTCCTTATCTTTTTCTCACTCGATCTTTAATGGCCACAATGGAGTTTCACTGAACAGAGCTGGCTCTAGCTCAAGTATACGTGCCAAGTTTGATAAGTTCCAAGGTGAGGATAGTCCTAATACCATCACACCTTCTACTTTACCAGCACAGCCAGAAATTATTCAAGAAGATGTAGAAGAGGAAGATGATGACAGGTTCTGTTTCGTATAAACACGAGTTACCTCGCTTATCTGGGTTCACTTGTTTAGTTTATCTGGGAATTTCCATTCTGGGTTTCAAGTTGCTAAATATCAGAATATGTGGAGGATATATGATGGATGGCTATAGTGAAATTGAAGGGAATTTGGTGATATCCATTGATGAGAATCAATTTGGGGTCTTTGGACGGATTGAgtcattttgttgttgtttttaatgCGTTTGAATCTTTTGATTATGTAAATCTTGCCAAATATCTCATTCTATGTGTATAATTTGCACTATGcctttgagttgaaaaaaatagtaaCTTATGTAATGTGTTTGGGAGTTTGAAGGGATTAGGAAGGAGAACGGCGACCTTAAGACGGAATGGAATAGAGTTTTAAGTGCTTTTGGGAGATTATGTTAAAGagcaaatgaaaaagaaataaacttgCACCTATGCCCCTTATAATTTAGTTCTGATTcgattgaaaagtaaaatggaCACAATTCCATCTTAAGGAGTGGTACTTAACAGGTTAAGCATCTTGATCTTCTAGCTCAAGTGCCTTATGATAAGCcttcttatataaaaaaagtgcCTTATGATAAGTCTAACAAGCTTGTATAGTAGCCTAGGATTTTGTCTAgtcttataataattttatgggTTTAGCTACTGACTGATTACgtgataattaaaaattttggtattttgcaTTTAGGAAGCATGCTAGTAATATCGATATGTATAGGCCTTGAACTCGAAACATAGCAAAAGACGCAAACTTCTAGTTCATCTCATAACAATTGTTTTTTGGTTGAGTTGATAAACTGTCATTTAGATTACTTGTTTCTTAGCCTTGAATCTGATAAGTGAAAGGAAAGCCACTtgtgatttatttatctttcaGCTGCTTGCCTTCTGACTTGGAGGGGGCCGTCCGGCAATCAAGTCAAGCAACTGCCTCGTTTTTGTCTTCTGGAGGAATGAGAGCAATAGTACgtgcaaaaagaaaaatgtaatctTATTGATTGAAAATGGAAGCTCctcatttttttggtttttttctcctttgttcTATTAGTTTGAAGCTGAAATGAATCTAAtaaaggaaacaaaagaagtttttgaatttttcaaagcAATCCTATCCCAGGAAAAtttgatgttttttcttttctattgaaAGCAAAGCAAAGTATCGGAAAGAAAAGGTATAATAtccaaaactgaaaaaaaaaaaagaaaaattaaaataagaggTATTAGTGTAATAAAGTCCTCAAaaggtaaataaaataaaagaggtaTATTAGGTAATGAGCtattctatattttaattttcttagcaAATTATGCTGAGTTCTACTACTGCCTTATCAATATTTCAGCCTATTAAACCTTTTGCAGTATAATACTTGCAACAATTGAGCTCAAACCTGTCTCGGGATGGTTTAAAGAGTTGTATATTTTGAAATAGAAGATACTATTAAAATTTTGGGcagtttgtgtgtgtgtgtgtgtttgtgcgTGTGGAGAGTATTTCATGGTGAGATGCCACCTCTAATGTTCAGTTCTGTAAATCGACTTCACTACTTCAGTCGGTTCTCTGCTCTTTTCTACTGTTTAAAGTCATGCTATCTTTTTACAGGTTGAGCTCCTAATTCCCCAGTTGCAGTTTCTAGATGATGAAGGTGCACAAGCTGAGCTCTGGGAACTGTCAAGAACTTTCTTGGATACACTAATCAAAGAAACAGGATCTCAGGTTATTTGGACATATTTCTTGAAGTTACAGAAGTAAAGTGTTTGGGATTGACTTAACTATACAGTCTGAGAGAATGAATTAACATGTGAAGGAGGTTCTCTATTAATGTTACCTAACCTTTGCTTTGAAGTTGGCAATTTTAGCCCACATCCATTACAAAGTAAAACAGTTACCAATCCTTGAGCAATCAGTCTTAAGGAATTGATGACAATTCGAACTACTGTATCTTATAGTGGTTAATGATGTAtgcttttttccctttttatgaTAAGTAAATCTAGGGTTACTATTTAGCATACATCATCTCCGTTGCTAAGTTctgtaatttgaatttttagaGAGTTAAAGCCATATTTCCTGATGCTGGTGCCGCTGCACTTCTAAAGTACCGATGGAAAGATGCTGCTTTTGGATTTTCTAGGTAATGTTCACCATGTTGATGGACGTCCTATAAGCATGTACTTTGTTAGCTTGGCTAACCATCCTTTCTCATATGAATCTGgcacttttttcatttttttttctgcatATTTATTTTCTGGTACGGGGTCATTGTCTTATGAAGCTCTACCGCATAAACTTGAATAATAGTTAATTGAACTTAATTAGCCATATATgtgatatttaaaattttgtcttATTTCATACAGCTT
This genomic window from Carya illinoinensis cultivar Pawnee chromosome 7, C.illinoinensisPawnee_v1, whole genome shotgun sequence contains:
- the LOC122315780 gene encoding kinesin-like protein KIN-14S isoform X2 gives rise to the protein MDDRTVETPSESCNFLASSCDLKPSLSSASVKTPLEDSTSRSDQTQETPTYEKEHTQEAETSQITETETSESGIDKVERSSNFTDENSLSNGMQETSPDQGQTLPILKKIIDLSSKVGELKKEYSVLSDQVKLTTDSFPGPEVLNTLGLLSTEYELLKKKYVEESSERKRLYNEVIELKGNIRVFCRCRPLNQTEITNGCAPVVEFDSTQDNELQVVCSDSSKKQFKFDHIFRPEDNQEAVFAQTKPIATSVLDGYNVCIFAYGQTGTGKTFTMEGTPENRGVNYRTLEELFRISEERGGIIRYGLFVSMLEVYNEKIRDLLVENSNQPAKKLEIKQAAEGTQEVPGLVEARVYGTEDVWELLKSGSRVRSVGSTNANELSSRSHCLLRVTVKGENLINGHCTKSHLWLVDLAGSERVGKTEVEGERLKESQFINKSLSALGDVISALASKTAHIPYRNSKLTHILQSSLGGDCKTLMFVQISPDVADLGETLCSLNFASRVRGIESGPARKQVDFNELFKYKQMAEKLKHDEKETKKLQDNLQSLQLRLSAREHICRNLQEKVRDLENQLAEERKTRLKQEARAFSAASSQPSALPSLKQAAQKSITQKKPPLGPSKLRLPLRRITNFLPPPSPIPPKKTSKTTSIIPASGVGKENITTTTMAATNAKGLMKPRRFSVAVRPPPPLSSTTTATQVLQPRRRVSIATLRPEPSSQMSTPLHTSTSRFKNGSGMGRQSFVRDPRKARYSRLFSPLPESRSRAAETTPTAMRSSSKFMGSPPTQAGSSKLRHATVVALQRKALVWSPLKLRSLKNNRKPSLLPSQSSTDIQCNPPHITY
- the LOC122315780 gene encoding kinesin-like protein KIN-14S isoform X1, with amino-acid sequence MDDRTVETPSESCNFLASSCDLKPSLSSASVKTPLEDSTSRSDQTQETPTYEKEHTQEAETSQITETETSESGIDKEKVERSSNFTDENSLSNGMQETSPDQGQTLPILKKIIDLSSKVGELKKEYSVLSDQVKLTTDSFPGPEVLNTLGLLSTEYELLKKKYVEESSERKRLYNEVIELKGNIRVFCRCRPLNQTEITNGCAPVVEFDSTQDNELQVVCSDSSKKQFKFDHIFRPEDNQEAVFAQTKPIATSVLDGYNVCIFAYGQTGTGKTFTMEGTPENRGVNYRTLEELFRISEERGGIIRYGLFVSMLEVYNEKIRDLLVENSNQPAKKLEIKQAAEGTQEVPGLVEARVYGTEDVWELLKSGSRVRSVGSTNANELSSRSHCLLRVTVKGENLINGHCTKSHLWLVDLAGSERVGKTEVEGERLKESQFINKSLSALGDVISALASKTAHIPYRNSKLTHILQSSLGGDCKTLMFVQISPDVADLGETLCSLNFASRVRGIESGPARKQVDFNELFKYKQMAEKLKHDEKETKKLQDNLQSLQLRLSAREHICRNLQEKVRDLENQLAEERKTRLKQEARAFSAASSQPSALPSLKQAAQKSITQKKPPLGPSKLRLPLRRITNFLPPPSPIPPKKTSKTTSIIPASGVGKENITTTTMAATNAKGLMKPRRFSVAVRPPPPLSSTTTATQVLQPRRRVSIATLRPEPSSQMSTPLHTSTSRFKNGSGMGRQSFVRDPRKARYSRLFSPLPESRSRAAETTPTAMRSSSKFMGSPPTQAGSSKLRHATVVALQRKALVWSPLKLRSLKNNRKPSLLPSQSSTDIQCNPPHITY
- the LOC122317304 gene encoding uncharacterized protein LOC122317304, encoding MASSYSSCCFLNSCSSASVLNPSSATRFSLSFSHSIFNGHNGVSLNRAGSSSSIRAKFDKFQGEDSPNTITPSTLPAQPEIIQEDVEEEDDDSCLPSDLEGAVRQSSQATASFLSSGGMRAIVELLIPQLQFLDDEGAQAELWELSRTFLDTLIKETGSQRVKAIFPDAGAAALLKYRWKDAAFGFSSLSDRKPVESEDEIVVMVVPDYQMLGYVERIASDLSNEPPRPLIMWNPRLISEDVGVGVNVRRLRRYFLRTFSTVYSMRPLPSGAVFRCYPGSWKVFYDDKDRPNRYLLAKELISRPDAEDLEIIFGNVAEGSEQGPSLFNRAASVFSSLNRFMKAISK